Proteins found in one Fodinicurvata sp. EGI_FJ10296 genomic segment:
- a CDS encoding thiamine pyrophosphate-dependent dehydrogenase E1 component subunit alpha, producing the protein MSETSNTPYPDLYRTMRRIRSFEERVGELFVRGESAGSMLHLSIGEEGAAAGVGLAMRDGDSFTTHHRGHGIFLARGADPNRMMAEIAGKDSGYCAGKGGSMHIADMTLGHLGANAIVGGGIPTVVGAGLSYKIRKTGAVSVAFFGDGAMQQGILYESMNMAALWDLPVLFCCVNNQYGMGTRIDQATRSTDFAARAKAFGLEAMMVDGDDVGDVHRAASDLLELARGGKPGFLSVSCYRFFGHARMDKSPYRSADEEDTGRKRDPLARTRQTLIEAGTDEDTLDSLDGDIAKEMDAAIDFAVAAARPDANALFRHVFHADSPAPEPQANRLDRIFANE; encoded by the coding sequence ATGAGTGAGACCAGCAACACGCCCTACCCCGACCTCTACCGAACCATGCGCCGGATCCGGTCGTTCGAGGAACGGGTGGGAGAACTGTTCGTCCGGGGAGAATCCGCCGGGTCGATGCTGCATCTTTCCATTGGCGAGGAAGGCGCCGCAGCCGGCGTTGGCCTTGCCATGCGTGACGGCGACAGTTTCACGACCCATCATCGCGGCCATGGCATTTTCCTTGCGCGCGGGGCTGATCCCAACCGCATGATGGCCGAAATCGCCGGCAAGGACTCCGGCTACTGTGCCGGCAAAGGCGGCTCGATGCATATCGCGGATATGACGCTGGGGCATCTCGGCGCGAACGCGATCGTCGGCGGCGGCATACCGACCGTGGTCGGCGCCGGCCTCAGCTACAAGATCCGCAAGACGGGCGCCGTATCGGTCGCCTTTTTCGGCGACGGCGCTATGCAGCAGGGTATCCTGTACGAGAGCATGAATATGGCCGCGCTCTGGGACCTGCCGGTCCTGTTCTGCTGCGTCAACAACCAGTACGGCATGGGAACGCGCATCGATCAGGCGACCCGCAGCACGGATTTCGCGGCCCGGGCCAAGGCATTCGGTCTCGAAGCCATGATGGTCGATGGCGACGATGTCGGTGACGTCCACCGTGCCGCCAGCGATCTGCTGGAACTGGCGCGTGGCGGAAAGCCCGGCTTTCTGTCGGTCTCTTGCTATCGGTTTTTCGGCCATGCCCGAATGGACAAGAGTCCTTATCGCTCGGCCGATGAAGAAGATACCGGCCGCAAGCGCGACCCCCTCGCCCGGACACGCCAAACGCTGATCGAGGCCGGAACTGACGAAGACACGCTCGACAGCCTCGACGGTGATATCGCCAAGGAGATGGACGCCGCCATCGATTTCGCCGTTGCCGCAGCACGTCCGGATGCCAACGCCCTTTTCCGGCACGTCTTTCACGCCGACAGTCCGGCGCCCGAACCTCAAGCCAACCGCCTGGACCGGATATTCGCCAATGAGTGA
- a CDS encoding alpha-ketoacid dehydrogenase subunit beta, which translates to MSEKSQSPVIRTAAETEPFETTYREALGMALADAMVEDEKVVVMGEEVGRYGGAYGVTRGLYERFGADRVIDTPISEPGIVGAAVGAAMTGLRPVAELMYVDFIAMSMDQLGNQAAKIRYMFGGQTGVPMVLRTQGGTGRSAGAQHSQSLEAWIMHTPGLHLAMPATVNDAYHLLRHAMSLPDPVVFIEHKGLYTSKGMLDRTAPDAPWGKSVIRRPGTDLWIITYSRMLHYAEQAAKDLADEGISAGVIDLRTLHPIDLDTVEQAVSATGRAMVVSEGVSAAGVASELAAAIQERCFDFLEEPVLRVAAENVPIPVSPALEAASIPSVPSIADAARRLTRHRSAA; encoded by the coding sequence ATGAGTGAGAAATCGCAAAGCCCGGTAATCCGGACAGCCGCCGAGACGGAACCGTTCGAAACGACCTACCGCGAGGCATTGGGTATGGCGCTTGCCGACGCCATGGTCGAGGACGAAAAAGTCGTCGTCATGGGCGAGGAAGTCGGCCGCTATGGCGGGGCCTATGGGGTGACGCGTGGTCTGTACGAGCGGTTCGGCGCCGACCGCGTGATCGATACGCCAATATCGGAACCGGGCATCGTCGGCGCGGCGGTGGGCGCGGCGATGACGGGCCTGCGTCCCGTTGCCGAACTGATGTATGTCGACTTCATCGCGATGTCGATGGACCAGCTGGGCAATCAGGCCGCCAAGATCCGGTATATGTTCGGTGGCCAGACCGGCGTTCCCATGGTTCTGCGCACCCAGGGCGGCACCGGCCGGTCTGCCGGCGCCCAGCATTCCCAAAGTCTGGAAGCATGGATCATGCATACGCCGGGACTGCATCTGGCAATGCCGGCGACCGTCAATGACGCCTATCACCTGCTGCGCCACGCGATGAGCCTTCCCGATCCGGTCGTATTCATCGAGCACAAGGGCCTATATACAAGCAAGGGCATGCTCGACCGGACCGCCCCTGACGCGCCATGGGGCAAATCCGTCATTCGCCGGCCGGGTACCGATCTGTGGATCATAACCTACTCGCGCATGCTTCATTATGCCGAACAGGCCGCGAAGGACCTGGCCGACGAGGGCATTTCCGCCGGTGTCATTGACCTGCGCACGCTGCATCCGATCGATCTGGATACGGTCGAACAGGCGGTGTCGGCGACCGGTCGCGCCATGGTGGTCAGCGAGGGTGTGTCTGCCGCCGGGGTCGCATCGGAGCTCGCCGCAGCGATCCAGGAGCGGTGTTTCGATTTTCTGGAGGAACCCGTGCTCCGCGTTGCCGCCGAGAACGTGCCGATACCGGTATCTCCCGCATTGGAAGCTGCCTCCATCCCGTCGGTCCCCAGCATCGCCGACGCCGCACGTCGGCTGACACGTCATCGGAGCGCGGCATGA
- a CDS encoding alpha/beta fold hydrolase has product MSERILTLPRLGETMETGRIVEWLKQPGEHFRRGETIAEIETDKTVVELPALTNGTILEILAEPGAEVTVDMPLARIEDENAADATTVPGTSEDVTGPAGQSATPEPSDVGSVQRQQHEMPESARKRATPAARRIARQTGVDIETIVGTGPRGRVETADIRQENGNSAGTGNADRSRERIEVSGGHLAVRRWPAKGKRRATALLLHGFAADGSTWLPIGPLLADAGIEAIAFDLPSHGTSTVDPTTIEALSALVRQAATALAPMPDIIVAHSMGALVAADLAASGEIAGLRRLMLISPAGMGHTVNYEILQALAWADTADSIELLLREIGGNLPPPPLAVCRQILAQNQSHPHLPDLADDLAGLAGQRHSLPRRLESLSIPVLVIMGTEDVMFPWVQVASLPPTTAIHLIDGGSHIPHWEVPETIVKLITTE; this is encoded by the coding sequence ATGAGCGAGCGGATTCTGACACTTCCCCGTCTCGGCGAAACCATGGAGACCGGGCGCATCGTCGAATGGCTGAAACAGCCAGGCGAGCATTTCCGCCGCGGTGAGACGATCGCCGAAATCGAGACCGACAAGACGGTGGTCGAACTGCCGGCTCTTACCAACGGCACCATTCTTGAGATCCTGGCCGAACCGGGCGCCGAAGTGACGGTCGACATGCCGCTGGCCAGGATCGAAGACGAAAATGCGGCCGACGCCACTACAGTACCCGGCACATCTGAAGATGTTACGGGTCCGGCCGGCCAATCAGCAACCCCCGAACCGTCAGACGTGGGATCAGTTCAACGACAACAGCACGAGATGCCGGAATCGGCCCGCAAGCGGGCAACGCCGGCTGCGCGCCGCATCGCGCGGCAAACTGGCGTGGACATCGAAACAATCGTCGGAACCGGTCCGCGCGGGCGTGTGGAAACGGCTGACATACGCCAGGAAAACGGCAACTCGGCCGGCACCGGTAACGCCGACCGGAGCCGCGAGCGAATAGAGGTATCCGGCGGCCATCTGGCGGTGCGCCGGTGGCCGGCAAAGGGCAAACGCCGTGCGACGGCGCTGCTGCTTCACGGATTTGCAGCCGATGGCTCTACATGGTTACCAATCGGGCCGCTCCTGGCCGATGCGGGAATTGAGGCCATTGCCTTCGATCTTCCATCTCACGGTACTTCTACAGTGGACCCGACCACGATCGAGGCATTGTCGGCGCTTGTGAGGCAAGCCGCCACAGCGCTTGCTCCGATGCCGGATATCATTGTCGCTCACAGCATGGGCGCACTCGTTGCCGCCGACCTGGCGGCATCGGGCGAGATCGCTGGTTTGCGGCGCCTGATGCTGATTTCACCGGCCGGCATGGGGCATACGGTCAACTACGAGATCCTGCAGGCGCTGGCATGGGCGGACACGGCTGACAGCATCGAACTGCTGCTTCGTGAAATCGGTGGTAATCTCCCGCCGCCGCCGCTTGCGGTCTGCCGTCAGATACTGGCCCAGAACCAAAGCCATCCCCATCTACCGGATCTCGCCGACGATCTCGCCGGCCTGGCCGGACAGCGTCACAGCCTGCCCAGACGCCTGGAGTCGCTGAGCATTCCTGTATTAGTGATCATGGGAACGGAGGATGTCATGTTTCCGTGGGTCCAGGTCGCATCGTTGCCGCCGACAACGGCGATTCACCTGATCGACGGCGGCAGTCACATCCCGCACTGGGAGGTCCCGGAAACCATCGTCAAACTTATCACCACAGAATAG
- a CDS encoding Rpn family recombination-promoting nuclease/putative transposase, whose product MAAPASNPHDSLFRALLDDPGRAAVVVREFLPPAIASLITPEPPRLIDGSFIDETLADSQSDRLFEVKLTSGGTAFVYVLMEHKSSLDARTPLQLLSYMVRIWDRFAGSRRDRLRALPPILPIVVYHGRRRWTVADTLLDCVDTGGNSAIADYVRALRYEVHDLGRREDDRLSASPEVAAVWLALKYVSHSNAPPEAIIRVMARLSDGTLLAQQIVRYILDRQQWIDADHWKQFAAEAKPGMEDSMVSLAAQEWLKQGKAEGMAEGKAEGLRSARRDDLLDILEARFGLVDQSFRERINAMSADDLRPLLRRAATAPTIADVLDGVSSH is encoded by the coding sequence ATGGCGGCACCCGCGAGCAACCCTCATGACAGCCTGTTCCGGGCGCTGCTGGACGATCCCGGCCGGGCGGCGGTTGTCGTGCGGGAATTTCTGCCGCCCGCAATCGCATCATTGATCACGCCTGAGCCGCCGCGGCTCATCGACGGCAGCTTCATCGACGAGACGCTGGCCGACAGCCAGAGCGACCGCTTGTTCGAGGTAAAGCTGACCAGCGGCGGGACGGCCTTCGTCTATGTGCTGATGGAGCACAAAAGCAGCCTGGACGCCCGCACACCATTGCAGCTGCTGAGCTATATGGTGCGGATCTGGGACCGCTTCGCCGGGAGCAGGCGCGACCGGCTGCGCGCCCTGCCGCCGATCCTCCCGATCGTCGTCTATCACGGCCGGCGTCGCTGGACCGTGGCGGACACGCTGCTCGACTGCGTGGATACGGGGGGCAACAGCGCCATCGCCGACTATGTGCGGGCGTTGCGCTATGAAGTTCACGATCTGGGGCGCCGAGAAGACGACCGGCTTTCGGCCTCACCGGAGGTGGCAGCGGTGTGGCTGGCGCTGAAATATGTCAGTCACAGCAACGCGCCGCCCGAAGCGATCATCCGCGTCATGGCCCGTCTGAGTGACGGCACCCTTCTGGCGCAGCAGATTGTGCGTTATATTCTGGATCGTCAGCAATGGATCGATGCCGACCACTGGAAGCAGTTCGCAGCCGAAGCCAAACCGGGCATGGAGGACAGCATGGTATCACTGGCAGCGCAGGAATGGCTGAAACAGGGCAAGGCCGAGGGAATGGCCGAGGGTAAAGCTGAGGGCCTGCGGTCAGCGCGCAGGGATGATCTTCTGGACATTCTCGAAGCACGATTTGGACTCGTCGATCAGTCGTTCCGTGAACGGATCAATGCAATGTCGGCCGACGACCTCCGCCCTCTGCTTCGACGGGCCGCCACCGCACCGACCATTGCAGATGTCCTCGACGGGGTTTCCTCCCACTGA
- a CDS encoding phosphoribosyltransferase codes for MTVRISEASFAPHDYWQTLYPPGSIVPDANGCYGRMFPGSLPDGRQIALPIRPLPRSEHDEGPAQAVASLILTQAGFLVEESLVSAAADLVRRYEPDIVVAVPTLGLIAGRGVARALGHGRYVALGTSRKFWYREELSVPMSSITSPGPGKTLWLDPRMVPLLEGARVALVDDAVSTGRSLTAAMSVLRLAGIEPVCAAVAMLQTDRWRAAVENAAPGFSRHVHGVFQTPILVQSAYDPPRWRPA; via the coding sequence ATGACCGTACGAATATCCGAAGCGTCATTCGCACCCCACGATTACTGGCAGACACTGTATCCACCCGGCAGCATCGTACCGGACGCGAACGGATGCTATGGCCGGATGTTTCCCGGCAGCTTACCCGACGGCCGGCAGATCGCGCTCCCGATCCGCCCTTTGCCGCGATCGGAGCATGACGAGGGGCCAGCGCAGGCGGTTGCATCTCTGATCCTGACCCAGGCCGGATTTCTGGTGGAGGAGTCGCTCGTATCGGCGGCAGCAGACCTGGTGCGGCGTTACGAGCCGGATATTGTAGTCGCCGTCCCGACTCTCGGCCTGATCGCCGGCCGCGGTGTCGCTCGCGCGCTCGGCCATGGCCGCTATGTTGCCCTGGGGACCAGCCGCAAGTTCTGGTATCGGGAGGAACTGTCGGTACCGATGTCGTCGATCACCAGTCCGGGTCCGGGCAAGACGCTTTGGCTGGACCCGCGCATGGTGCCTCTGCTCGAAGGCGCGCGGGTTGCGCTTGTCGATGATGCCGTCTCGACGGGCCGATCGCTGACAGCGGCAATGTCGGTTTTGCGACTGGCCGGCATCGAACCGGTCTGCGCGGCGGTCGCCATGCTTCAGACTGACCGCTGGCGGGCTGCTGTCGAGAACGCTGCCCCTGGCTTCAGCCGGCATGTCCACGGCGTGTTTCAGACGCCGATTCTGGTACAGAGTGCGTACGATCCACCGAGATGGCGTCCCGCCTGA
- a CDS encoding amidohydrolase — MPVKPQITPWLDDLTLLRRDLHAHPELGFEETRTSEIVARSLTDWGIEVTRGIGGTGVVGTLANGPSNASGIGLRADMDALAMPELETERAYRSTIPGKMHACGHDGHTVMLLAAARYLAETRRFSGTVHFIFQPAEEGRGGAQAMVDDGLLDRFPMRAVYGLHNMPGLDTDQIAVVTGPQLASSDTWRVVLRGEGTHGAKPHLGRDPVTAAGHFLTMLHTIVARRVDPLQPAVVSACSVEAGDPNAANVIPGTVTIQGTARAYSATVRDMLEHEIGQLALGIAATTGMTADYTFIRRIAPVINDAGVTSRAIRAAAAVVGEAGVVREFPPSTAGDDFSVFSSAIPGSYVWLGNGPAREGALHHNGRYDFNDTAIATGASYWAELVEQELNGPLSTA; from the coding sequence ATGCCTGTGAAACCGCAAATCACGCCCTGGCTGGACGACTTGACGCTTCTGAGGCGGGATTTGCATGCTCACCCTGAGCTGGGCTTCGAGGAAACCCGCACGTCCGAAATCGTGGCACGCTCGCTGACGGATTGGGGAATCGAGGTGACCCGCGGCATTGGCGGCACAGGCGTTGTCGGGACACTGGCCAACGGACCATCCAATGCATCTGGAATCGGTCTCAGGGCCGACATGGATGCGCTGGCGATGCCCGAACTGGAAACGGAGCGAGCCTATCGGTCGACCATACCGGGGAAGATGCACGCCTGCGGCCATGATGGCCACACCGTCATGCTGCTCGCGGCCGCGCGCTATCTGGCCGAAACCCGGCGCTTTTCAGGAACCGTGCATTTCATCTTCCAGCCGGCTGAAGAAGGCCGCGGCGGGGCGCAGGCGATGGTCGATGACGGTTTGCTCGACCGCTTTCCCATGCGGGCGGTCTATGGGCTGCACAACATGCCGGGGCTCGATACCGATCAGATTGCCGTCGTCACGGGTCCGCAACTCGCGTCGTCGGATACGTGGCGCGTCGTTTTGCGGGGCGAAGGAACCCATGGCGCCAAGCCGCATCTGGGACGCGATCCCGTTACCGCAGCCGGACATTTCCTGACCATGCTGCATACTATTGTCGCGCGGCGGGTCGACCCCCTGCAGCCGGCCGTAGTCAGTGCATGCTCTGTCGAAGCGGGCGATCCCAACGCCGCGAACGTCATTCCCGGCACCGTCACAATACAGGGGACGGCGCGGGCCTACAGCGCCACAGTGCGCGACATGCTGGAACACGAGATCGGGCAATTGGCCCTCGGCATCGCCGCTACAACGGGAATGACCGCCGACTATACCTTTATTCGGCGTATTGCCCCTGTCATCAACGACGCCGGGGTGACGTCCCGGGCCATTCGCGCGGCGGCGGCCGTGGTCGGCGAGGCTGGGGTCGTACGGGAATTCCCGCCGTCGACGGCGGGCGACGATTTCTCCGTCTTCTCCAGCGCGATACCGGGCAGCTATGTGTGGCTGGGCAACGGTCCGGCGCGCGAAGGCGCCCTGCACCACAATGGCCGATACGATTTCAACGACACCGCCATCGCCACGGGGGCGAGCTATTGGGCCGAACTCGTCGAACAGGAACTGAACGGACCGCTTTCGACGGCATGA
- a CDS encoding ABC transporter substrate-binding protein: protein MIAISRSALVAGIGAALAAGPALAQDQLVISTWGFNGDILEEELYAPFEEEHDVEIVLETGNNADRLNRVRVREGVDLIYLADAFAQQAIDAGLFAEIDRSLIPNIDNIYEVGRAPHDEEYGPAYTIGRYGIIYDSEALDEPVTSWSGMWRDDLEGEVSIPNPVTTAGQLIILAAAERAGVDAFENPDAAFESLAELEPNVLTAYSRGSEMVNLFSQGEISVAAAQDFTLSSVVDAVPGAVWADLEEGSYANLNTINILEGSDNKELAHAFINFHLDQDVQKALAVRGVDAPINTNVELTEEEAAPWTYGQDVVDALRIPDYERLNEVADDWVDRWEDIFAS, encoded by the coding sequence ATGATCGCAATTTCACGTTCGGCACTCGTCGCCGGCATCGGCGCCGCCCTGGCCGCCGGCCCGGCGCTGGCGCAGGACCAACTGGTGATCTCGACCTGGGGCTTCAACGGCGACATTCTCGAAGAAGAACTCTACGCGCCGTTCGAGGAAGAACACGACGTCGAAATCGTCCTGGAGACCGGCAACAACGCCGACCGTCTCAATCGCGTCCGCGTGCGGGAAGGCGTGGACCTGATTTATCTGGCCGATGCCTTTGCCCAGCAGGCGATCGATGCCGGGCTGTTCGCCGAGATCGACCGCAGCCTGATCCCGAATATCGATAACATCTACGAAGTCGGACGGGCGCCGCACGACGAAGAATACGGCCCCGCCTATACGATCGGGCGCTATGGCATCATCTATGACAGCGAGGCGCTGGACGAGCCGGTGACGAGCTGGAGCGGCATGTGGCGCGACGATCTCGAAGGCGAGGTTTCGATCCCCAATCCGGTCACCACCGCCGGCCAGTTGATCATCCTGGCCGCTGCCGAACGCGCCGGCGTCGATGCCTTCGAAAACCCGGACGCTGCGTTCGAGAGCCTGGCGGAACTGGAGCCGAACGTTCTGACGGCTTACAGCCGCGGGTCGGAAATGGTCAATCTGTTCTCCCAGGGCGAAATCAGCGTCGCGGCGGCTCAGGACTTTACCCTGTCATCGGTCGTCGACGCCGTACCGGGGGCGGTCTGGGCCGATCTGGAAGAAGGCTCCTATGCCAATCTCAACACGATCAACATCCTCGAAGGCAGCGACAACAAGGAACTGGCGCACGCTTTCATCAACTTCCATCTGGACCAGGACGTTCAGAAGGCGCTGGCCGTTCGTGGCGTCGACGCTCCGATCAACACCAATGTTGAACTGACCGAGGAAGAAGCCGCCCCCTGGACCTATGGTCAGGATGTCGTCGATGCCCTGCGCATTCCCGACTATGAACGGCTGAATGAGGTAGCCGACGACTGGGTCGATCGTTGGGAAGACATTTTCGCCAGTTGA
- a CDS encoding ABC transporter permease: MMARALPWILVTPGLAAIAIFLLLPLGATVATTFDLSDPFGSYAAFFADDFARGVLIRTMRIALIVTVIAIVLGLPAAAYIARCRASWRSVLIVCAVFPLLTGTVVRSFAWIAILGRNGIVNEALVGIGLISEPLTLLYTEFAIISGLVYLFTPLMILSLVGVLENIDRDLMAASRSLGATPVATFFQVTLPLAVPGLIVGSVLVFTGSFTAYTTPLLLGGQRNTVLATFLYREAMVNFDWAAAGTIAVIMMVATVAIVLAMGRLARRLNPEAG, translated from the coding sequence ATGATGGCACGAGCCCTGCCCTGGATCCTGGTCACCCCCGGATTGGCGGCCATTGCGATTTTCCTGTTGCTGCCGCTCGGCGCGACTGTCGCGACGACGTTCGACCTGTCCGACCCGTTCGGCAGCTACGCCGCATTCTTCGCCGACGACTTCGCCCGGGGCGTGCTGATCCGAACGATGAGGATTGCGCTGATCGTCACTGTGATCGCGATCGTGCTGGGGCTTCCAGCCGCGGCCTATATCGCCCGCTGCCGGGCATCGTGGCGCAGCGTTCTGATCGTATGCGCCGTCTTTCCATTGCTGACCGGAACGGTCGTGCGCTCCTTTGCCTGGATCGCGATCCTGGGCCGCAACGGCATCGTCAACGAGGCCCTCGTCGGAATAGGGCTGATCAGCGAGCCGCTGACGCTTCTTTATACCGAGTTCGCCATCATCAGCGGTCTTGTCTATCTGTTCACGCCGCTCATGATCCTGTCGCTGGTGGGGGTGCTGGAAAACATCGACCGCGATCTCATGGCGGCGTCGCGGTCGCTCGGCGCAACGCCCGTCGCGACCTTTTTTCAGGTGACGCTGCCGCTCGCCGTTCCCGGCCTCATCGTCGGCTCGGTGCTGGTGTTCACCGGCAGCTTCACCGCCTACACCACGCCGCTGCTTCTGGGCGGACAGCGTAATACCGTGCTGGCCACATTCCTCTATCGCGAGGCAATGGTGAATTTCGACTGGGCCGCGGCCGGTACGATCGCCGTCATCATGATGGTGGCGACAGTGGCGATCGTTCTGGCCATGGGCCGGCTGGCGCGCCGGCTCAACCCCGAAGCCGGCTAA
- a CDS encoding ABC transporter permease, whose product MHADQKSNPLLAAAALAVFVFLQAPLLIIAAAAFSDTTFLAFPPRGFTWDWFANIFEVSAFRRTFWLSLQLAFLATTISLMLGIPAAYAMRKYGVRLPGFLSTVFVLPILVPEIVFGFSMLQWLAADLRWPVFPTLLIAHSLIILPYSVRVVSASLATFDFAAQEAAVSLGCPPARAFFAVVLPNIRAGILAAFILAFITSLNNVPVSLFLIGPGVSTLPIQMLTYVENFFDPTVAALSVLLMLFTVVVMIVVERTLGIGYFVR is encoded by the coding sequence ATGCACGCCGACCAGAAATCGAACCCCTTGCTTGCCGCTGCCGCCCTGGCCGTATTCGTATTCCTTCAGGCTCCACTGCTGATCATCGCGGCGGCGGCTTTTTCGGATACGACCTTTCTGGCGTTTCCGCCACGCGGATTCACCTGGGACTGGTTCGCCAATATTTTCGAGGTTTCAGCATTTCGCCGCACATTCTGGCTGTCGCTCCAACTGGCGTTTCTGGCGACGACGATCTCTTTGATGCTCGGCATTCCGGCCGCCTATGCCATGCGCAAATACGGCGTCAGGCTGCCGGGTTTCCTGTCGACGGTCTTCGTCCTGCCGATCCTGGTGCCGGAAATCGTCTTCGGCTTTTCGATGCTGCAATGGCTTGCGGCGGATCTGCGGTGGCCAGTGTTTCCCACGCTGCTGATCGCCCACAGCCTGATCATCCTTCCGTACTCGGTGCGGGTGGTCAGCGCCAGCCTCGCCACGTTCGACTTCGCGGCTCAGGAGGCCGCCGTTTCTTTGGGCTGCCCGCCGGCGCGGGCATTCTTCGCCGTCGTTCTGCCGAATATCAGGGCTGGGATTCTTGCCGCCTTTATCCTGGCGTTCATCACGTCGCTGAACAATGTGCCGGTGTCGCTGTTCCTGATCGGTCCCGGCGTCAGCACACTGCCGATCCAGATGCTGACCTATGTGGAAAACTTCTTCGACCCGACAGTTGCGGCACTGTCCGTGTTGCTGATGCTGTTCACCGTGGTCGTGATGATCGTCGTGGAGCGGACCCTCGGCATTGGTTACTTCGTGCGCTAA
- a CDS encoding ABC transporter ATP-binding protein produces MTKSLSLNDISVHYGKTQVLFDLDLDIGRGQLVSLLGASGCGKTTTLRLVAGFLSATEGRVLLDGQDINRVPAHKRDIGLVFQSYALFPHLTVADNVGFGLKQRGIGGAERARQVADILERVGLGQFADRYPAALSGGQKQRVALARALVIKPSLLLFDEPLSNLDAKLRVDMRVEIRALQRSHDITSLYVTHDQEEAFSISDRVAIMDQGRVSQFDTPETLYRRPANAFVARFVGFETLIPMEVIDREGSVATVRAESDTLRMDQAAFGTIPDRFTLGARAEGLTAIPEDEASDETHGLRARLAVRTYLGRSYQYKADTSIGTVQATGAMTRPLEEGQSARLTLVPEQCCLLPATD; encoded by the coding sequence ATGACCAAATCCCTGAGCCTGAACGATATTTCCGTCCACTACGGCAAGACGCAGGTGCTGTTCGACCTCGATCTCGATATCGGCCGGGGTCAGCTGGTCTCGCTGTTGGGCGCCAGCGGATGCGGAAAGACGACGACACTGCGGCTGGTCGCCGGTTTCCTGTCGGCAACCGAGGGCCGCGTATTGCTCGACGGTCAGGACATCAACCGCGTACCGGCACACAAACGCGATATCGGACTGGTGTTTCAGAGCTACGCCCTTTTCCCGCATTTGACGGTGGCCGATAATGTCGGCTTTGGCCTGAAGCAGCGGGGCATCGGTGGCGCGGAACGCGCGCGCCAGGTGGCTGACATACTGGAGCGTGTCGGCCTTGGCCAATTCGCCGACCGCTATCCGGCCGCCCTGTCCGGCGGGCAGAAACAGCGGGTGGCGCTGGCCCGCGCGCTGGTGATCAAGCCCTCGCTGCTACTGTTCGACGAGCCGCTCAGCAACCTGGATGCCAAACTGCGCGTGGACATGCGTGTCGAAATTCGCGCTCTTCAGCGGTCCCATGACATCACGTCGCTTTACGTCACCCACGACCAGGAAGAGGCGTTCTCGATCTCCGACCGGGTCGCGATCATGGATCAGGGCCGGGTCAGCCAGTTCGACACGCCGGAGACCCTGTACCGCCGGCCGGCCAACGCCTTCGTCGCCCGATTCGTCGGCTTCGAGACGCTGATACCGATGGAGGTCATCGATCGCGAAGGCTCGGTCGCGACCGTCCGGGCGGAATCGGACACGCTCCGCATGGACCAGGCAGCATTCGGCACCATTCCCGACCGTTTCACCCTCGGCGCCCGGGCCGAAGGGCTGACCGCCATCCCGGAAGACGAAGCCTCCGACGAGACCCACGGTCTCCGGGCCCGGCTGGCCGTGCGCACCTATCTCGGCCGATCGTATCAGTACAAGGCCGATACCTCGATCGGCACCGTCCAGGCCACTGGGGCGATGACGCGCCCTCTGGAGGAAGGGCAATCGGCGCGACTGACGCTGGTGCCCGAGCAATGCTGCCTGCTTCCGGCAACGGATTGA